In the genome of Pseudonocardia cypriaca, the window GCGGCGCACGTGCACCACATGGGCGGACCCGGGGCGGGCCACACCGCGAAGCTGCTCAACAACTTCCTCAACGCGGTGACCCTCGCGGCCACCGCCGAGGTGATGGTGGCCGCCCGGTTGGCCGGGCTCGACCTGCCGCAGCTGCTCGACGTCCTCAACTCCAGCAGCGGCGCGAGCTTCGCGACCCGCAGCCGGTTCCCGCACATCGTCCGCGGGGACTACCTGGAGGGCGGGCTCACCGGCCGGCTCATGACCAAGGACGTGGCGCTCTACGTCGAGCTCGTCGGGCGGCTCGGGGTGCCGAGCCTCAACGCGGCGGGACCGCTGGCGAGCTTCGGGCTCGCCGAGAACCTCGGCTACGGCGACCAGATCAGCAACCGCGTGGTCGACGCGTTCGGCGACGTGGCCGGCGGCGTCCGCGTCCACGACCAGGGGAAGGACTGAGAGGCAGTGCAGATCGTCCGGGGGCGGGCCCCCGAGACCACCCCGACCCAGGCTCGCACGGAGACCTTCACCGGCACGGTGTGGGGCGATCCCGTGCTGCCCACCACCGCGGAGGGCAACACGATCAACTCGGTGACCTTCACGCCGGGCGCGCGCACCTACTGGCACCACCACACCGCGGGGCAGATCCTCGTGGTCACCGCGGGCCTGGGCTGGGTCTGCACCCACGGCGAGCGGCCGCAGGTGATCCGCGCCGGGGACGTGGTGTGGGTGCCGCCGGGGGAGCGGCACTGGCACGGCGGCACGGTCAACACCG includes:
- a CDS encoding cupin domain-containing protein, which codes for MQIVRGRAPETTPTQARTETFTGTVWGDPVLPTTAEGNTINSVTFTPGARTYWHHHTAGQILVVTAGLGWVCTHGERPQVIRAGDVVWVPPGERHWHGGTVNTVMTHIAVSLGPTVWLDEVSEDDYRGDGR